The genomic segment CAGAATCAGAGCCCCATTTTCCCAACAGAATTCCCAGGAGATGGCCCCGTATCACAGTGACTGCCACGCTAAGCAGTAGTTATCACTGCCCACAAACAGAGAGGGCATGGGCGTCTTCATTCTCCTCCATTCATTTTCAAGGGGTTGGGACGATGGAACAGCTCAGGACTACGTTATGATTCAGAAGCTAACACTATATCTAATACAGAGCTTTGAGAATTCCAGGCAGGTCTTACCAAGAAGCCTATGAAGGGGAGAGAATTGGGACCACACTGGACTTGCTGCAGAGCGCTGGGTAAGGAGGGGCATTTCAGGGCTTCCTCGGCCAAGCTGATGTTCAGGCACGCACATAGCGGACGATGGGGGTGACACAGGTGCAGCCTACGGTCACCAGCACTTTCTCCAGGCGAAAGGAGCGAGAGCAGCCCTGGGGCTCCCTCCGCAGGACCAGGAACTCCTGCTGGATGGGAACCGAATTCATGGAGCTGTCTTCCTGCCCTTCGGCATTGATGCAGCCAGAGTGCCTGCACTGGGCCTCTGCAATCTCTGAGGGGAACCGGTGGGGGTCGCGGGTAATGCTGCAGGGGGAGCAGACAAAAGCAGATGGTgagacaagggagagagagatggacagGAGTGCCCCACAGCACTGGGCACTCGCTTGCAGGGAGGCATTTCCGAGCAACCCAGGGCTGCAGCCAGATGGCCTGGATTCATGACTGCCCTCCAGCAGGTGCTTAACTGCCTAAGCCTGTTTCCTCCACTCTAGAATGGGGATTCTCACAGGTCTCTTTCATCTGACTATTGACAATTTTCAGTGATGTGAATGCACATGAAACACTACATgttggcattcaataaatggcagatctttcatttttcattacactgctattattataattattattcatcCTTTGCGTAGATTTATGGACAATACGAGTGGGTCTCCTGATATACAGTCTGCAAAGCCTGTTgcttggaaaggaaaaacaaagcccCAGAGGTCCTGTGAATCCAGCACATTTTCTAGGTTTCTCCCTTCTTAGCCCTCTCTACCAAGAGTCACGAAGTGAGCAAAGCCTCACCAGCCAACTTGCCACCATACACACTTCCTTCCTGGAGGAAGTCATGCAGGCAGCCCCAGAAGCACTTCTAATTATCCCTGGAATCTGTTTTTGTGCCTCTATTTGGAGCATATAGATGAGTGCTTGGTATTCTAAGATCTGACACATCAGACGATATCACCGGAGAGTACTCCAAATATCTCATCCCCATCTCCCATCCCCTTTCCCAGACTGGCCTTTCTTGTCCACTCTTCCCTGCTCCCCATTCCTTGAAGACTGATTTCTAATCTGACTGGATCATTCCACACTGACTTTTCTGCTTCACACATATCCCCATGCAAAGATCATTATGTGGGCTGCTTTAAAGAGCTCCTTCTCCCAACACAGAAAGTTTGTAAATTCCAACCTGGGAATTCACGAAGCAGGAAAAGGCATTTGAGTCAATGAGAAATTGGAAGCAAAATAGCAGGACCTCTGACCACATAGAAGGACCTCACCCAAAACAGCAGGAAAAAATTATGAGCTCCCAGGCAAAGTGAGATTCCTGTTTTTAAGAGTTAATCttggggcttttatttttttctacattttctaaattttctactttATGATTAGAATAAgttaacatattttttcaaaagaatgtgAAGATCAGTCTCATTTACACTTACTTGTAGTCCCAGGGGGAGCTGGAGCGATTCTGGAAATCATTTGAGATGGAAATACCCCGGTTTTGCCTGAGGATGCGAATGTCAACCCTCACACTATTATCCTCCAGAGGAGGGCACAGAGCAGTTTCCCCTGCCTTTAGATGTTTCCGAGCTGCCACCTCACTCAAAAGAGTGAGCCCCAACACCAACAGTAGCAGGGACTTGACCTGGAAAATGGAGACAGTTGAGTTGGTTAGAGACCCTGGTGTTATTTCCTGGCAAGAGGCACCCCATGTTCTAGTTGAACTCAGGATCCTCAGTCTTTTATGGGACCACGGCTCTCTCAggtcctcacctggaaatggGAACAGTCATACTGGAAGGTACTAGAGTGCCTCTCTGAGTTGTAAATTCATTAGCCTGGTAACTGAGCCTCCAACAGTCTGAAAGCTCCTCAACAGTGGGATAGAAAGATATCAGGATCTAGGACTGGGTTTAATCTTGACTTGGCCTCATCCCAGAACCTCtggatttctcttctttccaactggaaatatatatatatatatatatatatatatatatatatatatatacttgcttTATAATAATATTCACAAGATTAAGTGTGATATTCTATGTAAATCACCAATAAATGtatctaataaaaataagagattaatgatagttcttgtttttattcACAGCTTTGTATTTCATGAATTTCCCACAAAATCCATCCTCCCAGCCATCTGTCCACCTAGACTATACTGCCCCACCTCTACCTATCCAAATTCTACCCTTCCATCAAGGCCCCACTCAGAAGTGGTCTTCTCCAAGAACTGCCTCTAAAGTCATTCAATTAGGAATATGTTCATTTTCCTTGAATCATAAAGCACTTGCCATCTAGCATTGAAGGCCAGAGCATTCAAGTGCCATTTCTTTATTGTCTGGAAAGGTACTATTTGTGTTCAGGTCAGACAGACACCTACTGGATTGTAAGTTCCTGCAGGAGAGTGTATCATAGAACAGATGTTCTACAAATACTTTCTGATGAATGGAAGAGTGGGTGAGTGAATGAACAATACAGTTAAACCCAAAGTATTAAGAAAAACACTGCACAAAACCAACTACAGCAAAGTTCCAATTATCCATGCTAATTGAAAGAAGCAGGGCCACTAATTATGTACAACCACAGAAAATATGGAAACTCTTTGTCTTTAGCTCTGGAACATATATTCTTTATACTTACATCAAAATATTGGTCTATCTGATGTTACAGTAATGCACAAAGAAAGTGCTCTGTGAAGACCTAACTAAAAGAAGAGCTAAAAATCTCCCCAGTTTCCCTTTGTCAAAATCACATTCTACTCACCCCACCATCACTACCAACTCTTACTGGGGACGGAT from the Canis lupus dingo isolate Sandy chromosome 12, ASM325472v2, whole genome shotgun sequence genome contains:
- the IL17F gene encoding interleukin-17F produces the protein MAILHNTAMVKSLLLLVLGLTLLSEVAARKHLKAGETALCPPLEDNSVRVDIRILRQNRGISISNDFQNRSSSPWDYNITRDPHRFPSEIAEAQCRHSGCINAEGQEDSSMNSVPIQQEFLVLRREPQGCSRSFRLEKVLVTVGCTCVTPIVRYVRA